TGTTTATCACCATCATAGGCAACAAGGGTGTTCCTTGGCGAAATTGAAGATATAAACCGGTTAAACGCTTCCTTTACATGATTCATATCTTTAAATATATCCGCATGATCGAATTCTATACTGGTAAGCAGTGCCATATATGGATGATAATGTAAGAATTTAGGACCTTTATCAAAAAAGGCCGTATCGTACTCATCACCTTCTATGATAATATGATTGCCTTTCCCCAGCCGATAGTTGCTGTCAAAGTTTTTTAATAATCCCCCTATCATGAAGCTGGGATCAAGACTCGCTTTATAGAGTATCCAGGCAAGAATCGATGATGTGGTTGTTTTGCCGTGCGTCCCTGCAATAACAATCGGTTTTTTGCCCGCCGCAACAAAGCGGTTTAGGGCCTGTGGCATGGAACAAAAATGAAGCCCCATTTTATCCGCTTCCACCACCTCGATGTTATCCTGGGAAACTGCATTTCCCACCACCACCAGATCTGTGTTGTGGGTGATATTTCTCTCGTTAAAACCATCGGCGACCTTTATGCCTTTCTGGGTAAGAAAGCTGCTCATGGGGGGGTATATTTTCCGGTCTGAACCGGTGACCTCAAAGCCCATATCCTTGAGCATGCTGGCAAGGGCTCCCATACCCGTACCGCACACTGCAATCAGGTGAATTTTTTTAACCTGTGGCGGAATTCGGTTTTTGCTTAAATCCATTTATTCAGATCCCGTTATGCGTTTCACTCAAATTTCACATCCTTTCATTAATCAAAAAAGTTTTCAAGAAATCATTGAATGATCTGTTTTTTTAGCACATGATTGGCAAACATAATTGACCCACACGGATGGCAATATATGGACCAGGGAATTAAAAAAGTTTTAAGAAATTTTGCCAAGGGTTCGGGGCATATCACCGTTCTCACCGGAGCCGGTATCTCTGCGGAAAGCAATATCCCCACCTTTCGCGGGCCGGAAGGATTTTGGACCATCGGCTCAAAAGAATACCATCCCCAGGAAATGGCCACTTACCGGATGTTTATGCAAAAACCTGATGAAGTGTGGAAATGGTATTTGTATCGCCTCGGTATCTGTAACCAAGCCGAGCCGAATAAAGGGCATCTTGCTTTGGTGGAAATGGAAAAGTTCTTTCAAGACCGTTTCACCTTAATCACGCAAAATGTGGATGGGCTGCACTTGCGCGCGGGCAATTCCTTGGAAAGGACCTTTCAGATACACGGAAATATTTTTTTTACCCGTTGCGCTGATGAATGCACTTCAACCATTTACCCTGTCTCCCCAAATCTTCGAGCCATAACCAAAGGTGAAGATCTTGACGAAACTCACAAAAGGCTACTACTGTGTCCAGAATGTGGAAGGTACACCCGCCCCCATGTTTTATGGTTTGATGAAACCTATAACGAAGAATTTTATCGCTATCATAGCTCCTTAAATGTTGCCGGACGAACCGAACTGCTTATCATTGTCGGAACATCAGGTGCAACAAACCTTCCCAACATGGTGGCCCGGGAAGTAAAAAACCACCACGGGATCATCCTGGATATAAATATTGAGGAAAACCCGTTCTCAAATCTGGCTTTAAACAGCCGGAGAGGCTATTTTATCAAGAAACCGAGTAGTGTGGCCTTGCCTGCAGTAATGGACATATTTGCCGGTTAACTTATTTTATCAAATCGCTGAACACTTCCTCTGCAGCCTTAATCGTTTGATCAATGTGTTCATTTGTATGGGCCGAAGAAACAAAAAGGGCCTCGAACTGAGACGGAGCAAGATAAATCCCCTTGTCCAACATCCGTTTATAATAGGCGGAAAACATATTTAGATCACTGGTTTTGGCCTCGTCAAAGTTATTGACCTTTTTATCGGTAAAAAAGAGCCCCATCATTGAACCGACCCGGTCCACTGAAACCTTTACACCTTCTTGTTGGGCAGCTTTTTTTAGACCGGCAGCCAGTCGGCTAGACTTTTGGTCGAGTTCCTGGTAAAACCCCGGTTTTTTTATCTGTTCAAGGGTGGCAATACCGGCCGCCATGGCCACGGGATTGCCGGAAAGCGTCCCCGCCTGGTAGATAGACCCCTGCGGAGCGATTTTTTCCATGATATCATGCCTGCCGCCATATGCGCCCACCGGCAAGCCGCCACCGATAATTTTTCCAAAACAGGATATATCCGGAGAAATTCCGTATAAGGATTGTGCCCCACCATAGGCGACTCTGAAACCGGTCATTACCTCATCAAATATAAGCAAGCTGCCGTTTTTCTCAGTCAGCTCCCGTAATCCTGCTAAAAAACCGTCCGCGGGCACCACCAGGCCCATGTTCCCCGCCACAGGCTCCACAATGATACAGGCTATGTTTTTCCCCTGCTCATCAATGATTTTTTTCACCCAATCAATGTCATTATAGGGTAGTGAAAGGGTGTGTCCGACAAACGATTCCGGCACACCTGGGCTTCCGGGAATGCCCAGTGTGGCAACTCCGGATCCTGCTTCCACCAGAAGTGAATCCGCATGCCCATGATAGCATCCGTCAAATTTAATGATCTTATCCCGCCCGGTAACGCCGCGGGCGAGCCGTATGGCGCTCATGGTGGCTTCCGTACCGGAGTTTACCATTCGCACCATCTCCACCGATTCAACCGCTTCAATAACAAGTTCGGCAAGCCGGACTTCAAGATCGGTTGGTGCGCCGAAACTGGTACCTCTCTTCAGGACATCCCCGATCGCTTGGACCACTTGAGGATGCCTATGCCCAAGGATCATCGGGCCCCATGAACCGATATAATCGATAAAGCGATTCCCGTCTGAATCATAAACCATGCATCCGTCTGCACGATCGATGAAAAGCGGCTTTTCCCCCACCGATTTGCATGCACGTACGGGACTGTTGACACCCCCCGGGATCATACCCAAAGCCTTGTTAAAAAGTGCATCTGATTGTTCGCGTTTCATGTTAAATTCCTTTCCCTATTATTTCCAAACCTGTTGACATTTCTAATGATAAAGATAAAAAATATCAAACGGAATATACATATTTTTTTAAACAATGTAAATAGTACCGTTTATGAACGAATAATCAGTACCCATCACCAAACAAGAACAGGCGAAATCACATATTTTGGGTTTTTGTGCTTTGGTGTAATTTTTCCAATCCCGCTTTTCATTTCTTTAAAAAGGTTTTAATACATGGGGCATCAAAAAAGATCTCCTCAGCAACTTGCCAAGCTTATTTTCTACATGCTGGGTCGCAAACCGGATGAGTTCGGACTGGTGCCGGATACGGATGGGTTTATCAAAATCAAGGAATTATTAAAGGCCCTTGGTGAAGAAGAAGGCTTAAGATATGTACGCAGGTTTCATATCGATGAAATCCTTTTGACCCTGCCTGACCCGCCCATTGAAATTTCACAAAACCTTGTCCGGGCAAAATCCCGTGAACATTTGCCTGAGCGGATACCGGCACCCAATCCCCCCAAACTCCTGTATACCTGCATCAGAAGAAAAGCGTATTCCGTTGTCATGGATAAAGGAGTATCCCCCATCGGCCGCGGGCATGTGATTCTTTCATCGGAGAAACAGCTGGCTGAAAAAATGGGAAACCGGATCGATAACCCCCCGGTGCTCCTTACAGTTCAGACCCAAAAATCGGCTAACAATGGTGTGATATTCTTTCGCGCAGGCGATTCGCTTTTTATGGCGGACAGAATTCCTGCCGGCTGTTTTACCGGTCCGCCCCTGCCAAAAGAAACACCTGAGCCTAAAAAAGAAGATCCCTTAAAAAAAGAAAAACCAAAAAGCCTTCCAGGGACTTTCTTAATGGATCTAACCGATGAAAAAGACGGCCATAAGAGATCCAAACAGCAAAGAAGACGAAAGGAAATCGCCTGGAAAAAGGAAAGGAAAAGGATGAAACGGAAAACAAAAAATAGGTGGGAATGGCAATGAGCTTTATTGCTGTGACCCAACCCGGTGATCCGATTGTTTTTGTCAAAAAATAAATTGACAGTCAGTTTTAAAACTGATACCAAGCTTACCGTCTGTTTGCATCCCTTACCGGGCCGTTAGCTCAACTAGGCAGAGCACCTGACTCTTAATCAGTAGGTTGAAGGTTCGATTCCTTCACGGCCCACCATAAATTTTTTTTCAGTAAACACCTGCCCGGAAAAAATCCAGATTTTCCTCTGAATCGATCATTACCACAGCTGTTACATAAATTTCACATCTGGAAATAACAGTCTCTTGATTTGAAACAGATTTTCAGTTATAATTAGTGTTTATCTTTATTTTAAATCAATCGGATTCGAACTATCATCCGGATGGTTTTGGAGCGTTTATTTGCCAAGGGTACAAAATATTAAAAAATGTCCTGGCTATGATTTAATTTTTCCGAAATTAGATAAATGCATAAAATCATAAATCCCAAACCTTACCAAACGACAAACATCTTTTATAGATGATCCAGGGACAATGATGGCTGAAAAACCGACCTATGAAGAATTGGAAAAAAGAATCCTCGAGTTAGAAAGCGCTGGATTGGAGCGGAAGCCGGCAGAGGAATGGCAGCGAGACAGCGAGCAATTGATGACCGACATATTTGAAAGTATTCAGGATGGCATTTCTGTTTTAAATCCTGATCTTTCTATCCGCCATGTGAATGGTGTCATGAAAAAATGGTATTCGGCAAACCTTCCCCTTGAAGGCAAAAAGTGTTTCCAGTGCTATCAGAATGCCAACAAGCCCTGCAACCCATGCCCCACACTGCGATGTCTCCAATCAGGGAAGACGGAAATGGATATAGTGGCTGGACTCCCGGGTAGTGATATTGAGTGGATACAACTTTTCAGCTATCCGATTAAAGATCGGAATTTAGATAAAATAACAGGGGTGGTGGAATTTGTCCGTAACATCACCGAAAGAAAGAAAAGGGAAAACGCATTAAAAGAAAGCGAGAAAAGATTAAACATCATATACGAATCTGCACCTGATGCATACTACATCAATGATTTTGCTGGTGTGTTTGTTGACGGAAATAATGCTGCAGAGAAGCTGCTGGGATATTCCAGAGAAGAGCTCGTCGGCAAGAACCTTGCGGAAGTCGGATTATTGCCCGAGCATGAGGTTGAAAGAGCAATCAAAGCCTTAAACGAAAATATTAATGGAAAAGGCACCGGACCGGACGAGTATACCCTGAAAAGGAAGGACGGCACCATGGTCCCAGTGGAAATATCCACCCATCCGGTAAAAATGGGTGGCGAAGACAGGGTGCTGGGCATCGCAAGAGACATCACTTTACGTAAAAAGGCTATGGAAGAAAACCTCAAACGCCAGCAATACCTCGAATCGGTGTTGTATCACGCACCCGACGCCATCATTACCCTGGATTCTGAACACCGGGTGGTCGACTGGAATCGCGGCGCGGTCAATATATTCGGCTATACCCCAAAAGAAGCCATCGGCATTAACTTGGACGATCTGATTGCCCCCGAAGAAAGTCACATCGAGGCCGGCGGAAAGACCCGGCAGGTACTGTCCGGAAAACGGGTGGAGGCGTTTGAAACGGTACGCTACCGAAAAGACGGGACGCCGGTGCAGGTGATTGCCTCCGGTTCTCCCATTATGATAAACGGAGCCATTGCCGGAGTGGTGGCTGTGTATACCGATATTAGCGACCGGACGCGGGCCGAAGTCGCACTGAAAGAAAGTGAGCAAAAGTTTCGAACCCTGGTTCAACAATCGCCGTTCGGAATCTCCCTGATCGAAAAGGATGGCCGCTACCTTTATGCCAACCCTGAATTTAGAAAAATGTTCGGATATACCATCGAAGATATCCCCACCGGTGCCGCCTGGTTTGAGAAAGTTTATCCGGACAAAGCGTATCGGGACAAGGTGATTCAAACATGGAAAGCAGACCTTAAACAAACCGCCTCCGGACATCCGCGACCGCGAGCGTTTACAGTCACATGTAAGGATGGAACCTGTAAAGACATCTATTTCAGGCCGGTCACTATGGAAAACATGAACCAGTTTGTCATTTACGAGGACATCACCGAAAAGACAAAACTGGAGCGACAGCTCCAGCAGACCCAGAAATTTGAAGCCATTGGCACGCTTGCCGGTGGAATCGCTCATGATTTCAACAATCTGCTTATGGGGCTCCAGGGCCGGGCCTCACTCATGTCGGTTGACCTTGAATCTTCCCACCCCCATTGGGAACATGTCAAAGCCATCGAGGATTACGTCCGCAGCGCGACCGATCTGACCAAACAGCTTTTGGGTTTTGCCCGGGGAGGCAAATATGAAGTGCGACCCATCGACATCAATGAACTACTGCATGAAAGTGCAACCATGTTCGGCCGGACGAAAAAAGAAATACGTATCCACACCAAATTGCAAAATCCACCACCGGTGGTTGAGGCAGATCGGAGGCAAATCGAGCAAGTCCTGCTGAACCTGTATGTTAACGCATGGCAGGCCATGCCGGATGGCGGTGAGCTCTATCTGGAAACCAAAATCTTCACTTTGGACGATGCTCGCTGTAAATCCTACCAGCTGGAACCGGGCCACTATGTCAAGATTTCGGTTACAGACACCGGCATCGGTATGGACGAGTCTGTCTGCCAGCGCATTTTCGATCCGTTTTTCACCACCAAAGAAAAAGCGCGTGGAACCGGATTGGGATTGTCCTCGGCCTATGGAATCATTAAAAACCACGCCGGCACCATTACGGTATACAGTGAGGTCAATCAGGGAAGCACCTTTAACATCTATTTGCCGGTATCCCAGGCAGCGGCATATCGAGATGATGGTCCCACAGAAAATCATCTTGTCAAAGGATCGGAAACCGTTCTGTTGGTTGACGATGAAGACATGATCATTAAGGTAGCCCGGGCCATGCTGAAAAAATTGGGTTACCGTGTGGTGGTGGCAAAAGATGGCGAGCAGGCGGTGGATACGGTCAATACAAAGGGCGACCAAATTGACCTGGTCATCCTCGACCTGATCATGCCGGGGATGAAAGGCGGCGAGACTTTTGATCTCATTCATAAAATTCAACCGGCGATGCCGGTGATACTTTCCAGTGGTTACTCTCTCAACGGTCAGGCACAGGAGGTGATGCAACGGGGATGTAACGGATTTATTCAAAAACCATTCAACATTTCTGAATTATCTCAAAAAGTTCGAACAATCCTGGATGAAGCCAACAGCGTTGCTAAAGGATAGAAACCCTCTTTACCAGCAGACCGGCATGGGTAATGGCTGCGATTGAACCAGAACAACTTTCAATGTCATGCTTTGCTCGACTCATGGTTATTTTGTTCACTCCGATCGTTTGGCATACATCGTTATTTAGTTGAGTCACCACACCGATATTTATGCGGCGAAGTTTTGACATCATGGAAAGTGCGGTTCCTCCGTTTCCTGCATAATTTTTTGCTAGCCGGTCAAACGCCCTTTCCCATGTTCCGATTTCAAACCACGGCAGAAATGTTTTTGAACCGATACCGTCATGGCATTCGGCCAGCACGATCAAATTTCCTCCATCATTTACAAACATAGCGGCATGATGCAGAGCCTTATGACTTTGAATGAAATTGATATCTTTCGGATATCCCCCGCAGGAAGCAATGACCAGATCATAATTTTTATCAGTAACTATCTCGCAATTTTTCCCGTGTTCTGTGCATGCCTTTTGAAAATGCCCTTTCCCGCTGCCAACCAATAAATCACTGACATTTCCCCTGCGGTCAATAATTCCGTGAATGGACAAATCCGCCGGACAAAAGGTTTCATACTCCGCCAAATCTTCTGCCAGGGGATTTCCATCAAGCACACCCGGCATACAGGATAGGGAAAGTGTTCTGTTTTGTCTGTCTAAAAACAATCCATGGTTTTTATAAATCGCCTCCAATCGTCCCAACCCAGGAAAAATCAATTTCCGCCCTCCACCATATCCGGCAAAATAGTGGTGGGAGACCGCACCAAAGGTAATAATAAAACTTGAATCTAAAATATCCCTGCGAATATAAACCGGAGTGCCGCGCTTGGTTTCACCCAATTTTTTAAAAAGGGCGTGATCTCGACAATCATGGTGAACAAAAGTATAATTCTTGTACGTATCTCCGTAAAGCGCGTAAGATTCATCATCGGTTTGACGCATGTGGGTGCCGTAAGCAATATACAGTGAGATATTGTCTGTTTTCGCCCCGAACGCTTTAAGCGTTTCAATTAACACCGGCAGCAGAAGCGGATAGCCGCAAAGACGGGTTTTATCTGCAACCACGATAGCGACATCAGAAAAATCGGGCCGTAATCGTTCAAGCTCGCCTTCCAGTCGGCTTTTAAACTCTGCAGGTGTTATGTTAGCATCGGATTTATTTATCTCATAAATCCTATCATGATCCGGCAGTTTAAATTGAAACTCCTCTTTACCGTATTTCAACAATACTTTTTGGGACATCCAGTTAATTCCTTAAAAATTTATATCATTAGAGCCGAATTCAAGGGCCGATCGCCTCATTTCCCAGTATTGCCCTGTCCTACAAAAGAGCATATATTTTAAAAAAAAGAAGTTGCCAAGCATTACAGTAGTTGTAATAAATTTTCCTGCACGACTAGATATAACGAAGCACGAACCTAAAGTTCGACCGGGGAGTTGCCTATAGGCCCGTTACCAGACTTAACAATTTTATCTATAAATGAAAGTACGGCAGCTATCTCGCTTCAATTAGATTTGAGCCAGCCCCAGGGGGAAGAATCCCACGGCGGCGTTGATCGTCTCTGCCTATGTGGATTTAACTGAGAAGATAGGGGGCGTTTTAAGATACCGATCTCATTTGTTATGTCTGGTAACGGGCCTATAGGCAACTCCCCGGTCGAACCGAGCTAAGATTGAAAAACGAGTGTTTGTTTCTGATAAATATATTAATACGGTGACCCTGGTTCTTATTGCTTGCTCCCTTGATGCTGTTTGTGTATGATAAAAGTGATACCTTTGGAACAGGAGGAAACCATGATTACTGTTAGAGACATTATGACCGACGAACTCATCACCCTTACCCAGGATATGGATATTGCCGGAGCGGCTAAAATTCTACTCGATAACCGGATTAACGGTGCGCCGGTAGTGGACGATAGCGGACAACTGGTGGGCATTCTGTGTCAAAGCGATTTGATTACCCAGCAAAAAAAGCTGCCAATCCCCACCCTTTTTACCTTTCTCGACGGTCTCATCCGGTTGACCTCTATGAAACAGCTGGAAAAGCAGGTCGGTAAAATCGCAGCCCTGCGGGTTTCGGAAGCCATGACCCCTAAACCGGTTACGGTAACCCCTGACACCAGGCTTGACACCGTAGCCGCCCTGATGGTGGACAACAATTTTCATACCCTGCCCGTGGTCGATGGCCCGAAACTGATTGGAGTCATCGGTAAAGAGGATGTGCTTCGCACCCTTCTACCCACCAGTAAAAACCATTGAAAGTTGTATATTATTGCCTTATCGCCTGTTCACAGTCTAACACGTAAAATCATAATGGTAAAAAAGACCAGGCCCAGCAGGGAAAAATACAGACCATTGAGGATTCTTTGATATTTCATTTTAAGTATCTGGTCGGGTTCATTACGAATCAAATCTTTGAATTTCCGATAGTCCCCAAGCGAACCCTTAATCACATCCACTGTTTGTCCTTTTTCTTTCAAGATCATCTTGATTTGTTGCAAATTATACAGGGTAAAAACTACGGTGAAGATCAATGCAAACTCGAGCAGTCCCATGGCAATATTTTCCTTTTGTTGGTGATATGAGACCTTTGAAAAATGGTAATTTTTGTTCGAGTTCAAGAAAGGCGAAAATTTCAACCACAGGAATATATTGAATATTTCGAGGATTGAAATTTGAGCCTGACGCAGAAATCGGACAAAAAGTGCCGTTTTGCAAAAGTCTCGATATAAAGTGTCTCTACAGCCATACCATCCGTATTGGCCAGCACCATGTCTTCTGGCCAGGCGGTCTCATTTTACTGTCCCATTGCGCCGTAACTGTGCAACCCGGGCAATAGGTTTACCCCAAAATAGGTAAAAAGAACCGCTGCAAAACCGGCGATGGAAAGGTAGGCAATCCTTTTGCCATGCCATCCCCGCATCATCTTGGCATGCAACAGTGTGGCGTAGACAAACCATGTAATAAGTGACCATGTCTCTTTAGGATCCCAGCCCCAGTAACGCCCCCAGGCCGAATTGGCCCAAACCGCCCCGGTGATGATACCTATGGAAAGGAAAAGAAATCCTAACATGATCATCTGATAGGTCAGTTCATCGAGTGTATTTGTGTTAGGAAATCGTTTGAGCAAAAGGCTTTTCTCTTTAGTATCGATTTTTTTGATGATGAACATCAGGCTTGTTCCAAAAGCGATGGCAAAGGAAGCATAACCAATAAAGCAGGTAATTACGTGGGCAATCAGCCAATTACTTTTTAATGCAGGTATCAGAGGCTGTATGCGATCACTGATCAGGGAGGCATACGCCATGGCAAAAAAAGCAAGTGGTGTCACAAATGCGCCTATGGTACGATTTTTATATTTTTGCTCAACAAACAGATAAATGATTAGAATGGTCCATGAAAAAAAGACCAGGGACTCATACAGATTGGAAAGGGGGGCATGACCGATACCCATCTGGTAGGATTCTATCCATCTTAACATAATGCCTGCCGTATTACCTGCCAGTCCTAAAACTGCCGCCCAGAAAGCCGCCTTACCAGGGGTTTCCTTTTTAAAAACCCACGACACAATATATAAAAAGGCTGCCAATCCGTAAACAAAGGTGGTCACTGATAATATCATTGAGCTGTTCATAATATTTTTTACCTCATTACTTCAATTCTCAAGTATGAATCCTTACGGTCCCGGCTTATCAAGTTTTTCCGCCAGTACTTCAATCTTTCTTTGCATCCCCATTTTATTTTTATTTGAAGTGCCGGCAACCATAACCATGCTGCGATTCCCCTTGCCGGTGACTTCAATGCAAAGCCGCTGATGGGACATGAAAAATGTGACGAAACATCCGATGATCATTAAAATAAACCCCGAATAGACCACCCACACTCCAGGATCCTTTGTCACCTGAAGACCGGTAAAATATTGGTGACTGTGGCTTGCCACCGCAATAACCACATCACCCTTTCTCATCTTATCAAAGCTGGAAAAACGCAGAGGAAGCAGTATGTTAATCGGGTCTCCGGTTTTTGGCGTTAGCACCCCGATAAAAGCCTCGCCAATATTATGGCCTTTAAAACCGGCAGAACTGCTGTAATCTTTTATGATAAAAGTCCCCAGGCCTTCCGGTATATCAACCGTCTGGTTAATGACAGCCTTTTTTCTGTATTCCATACCGGTTTCTCTATTGGTAAAGCTCAGGGTAACTTCTTTAGGAGCCAGGGTGCCGTAGCTTTGCTGAAATATATTAATCCCCTTGTAACGAAGAGGATCATTTACAATGATATCTTTTTTTAAAACAGGTTTTCCCTTTTCCATAATGACAAGTCTGGAGCGAAATTCTTTGGGTGCGCCGGAATCATAAAAACTGACACTGAAGTCTTCGCATGTAATCTCAAAATCGAGCACATGCCTCTGGTTGGCATTTCTTAAATTTATACTCTTTGCCGATTCCCCCTCGGGTATATTGACAAATCCTTCAAACCCGAAAATTGAACCGATCAACCCGCCAAGCAGCATTAATATAATGCTCAAATGTACGATATAAACGCCCAGGCGTGTCCAGCGCCATTTCTCTGCAAAAAGACAAAACCCGTTATCCGCCTGCTCAATTCTGCTGTATCCATAGCTTCGCGAAATTATCGGCTTATAGATCTGTTCCAGTTTGTCGGGACGACGACTTTGGGAAAATTCTTTTTTATAATCAAGACGCCTGAAATTTGAAACATTGAACGGCGGAACTTTTACCAATATAATCTTTAGGGTGGCTTTGATGCGATCAATGGAACATATAATGATATTTAGGGTCAGCAAAAGGAGAAGAATCTGAAACCACCAGGAATGGTACATGTCAAAAATATCAAAGACTGAATCCAAAAAAGAAAGAATTTTATACCAAAACTCACCGTACTTGTGAAAATATTCAGATGCAGTCCCGCTTTGCGGTATAACGGTTCCGATAATGGAAGTCACTGCAAGGGAAAGCAGAAGGACCACGGTCAACTTCACTGAAGTGAAAAATTTCCACACTCTGTCTATAGTATCAGGCGAGTTCGCCTTCATTATTTTTCCTTTATATTTCTTAACAGACCTTTGAAAAATCGTATCCGGTTACACCCATTGGGAACAAAAAGGCTGCACAATTTAACCCTTGCCCATATCAGAACATTAATCATTAGGCAACGGGAAAGGAATTTTTATAATTTTTTACAACGCCATCACTATTTATCCACCGGTTTTATGATAATCGTTGCCGCTTTACTGTTATCAAGGTATTTTTCTGCAAGTGCGGATACTTCATCCGCACGGATTGAAGCATAGTCTCTTAAAATTGTCCGGCTCCACTTCAATTGCTGCGGATAGGTTACCGATTGACACAGAACCGTGCCCAGCCAGTAGCTGTTTTTCTCCAGCATTTCCTTAATGCCTGTAAGGGTGGGTTTAAGTGCGCGCTTTAGTTCTTCCTGTGTCACGCCGTTTTGGGAAATATCTGATGCTATTTTCTTTATCTGTGATTGGATTAAACCGGCCTGTGCTGGATCTATATATGCCATGGAATAAAATACGCCATACCCGGGATATGCCCGTTTTGGCGAGTTAAAGGCAAAGGTTGAATAAACTGCGCCCAGCTTTTCCCTGATATTTTCCCTGAGTCTGTCGGAAAATATCTCTGCCAGCACGGACAGGCGGCGTGACCGGTTAATATCCCATAAATCCTCACTGGGATAGGCAACAA
The nucleotide sequence above comes from Thermodesulfobacteriota bacterium. Encoded proteins:
- the murC gene encoding UDP-N-acetylmuramate--L-alanine ligase — protein: MDLSKNRIPPQVKKIHLIAVCGTGMGALASMLKDMGFEVTGSDRKIYPPMSSFLTQKGIKVADGFNERNITHNTDLVVVGNAVSQDNIEVVEADKMGLHFCSMPQALNRFVAAGKKPIVIAGTHGKTTTSSILAWILYKASLDPSFMIGGLLKNFDSNYRLGKGNHIIIEGDEYDTAFFDKGPKFLHYHPYMALLTSIEFDHADIFKDMNHVKEAFNRFISSISPRNTLVAYDGDKHVQELIRGKKCKVDSYGRNMGSTWQLNNISIEPPWTLFEVLKRGLTFGAFKTNLIGLHNLLNILSTIAVADRLNIPPAVIAGALETFQGIRRRQEVRGIKRGVTVMDDFAHHPTAVKETIHAVRPFYNSGRIIAVFEPRTNSSMRKVFQHSYPDSFESADLICIRKPPLLNKIPRAERFSSEKLVDDLKKRGKDAYFFPNTELMIDFLLDRAKPNDIILIMSNGGFDNIHDKLLGRL
- a CDS encoding Sir2 family NAD-dependent protein deacetylase — encoded protein: MDQGIKKVLRNFAKGSGHITVLTGAGISAESNIPTFRGPEGFWTIGSKEYHPQEMATYRMFMQKPDEVWKWYLYRLGICNQAEPNKGHLALVEMEKFFQDRFTLITQNVDGLHLRAGNSLERTFQIHGNIFFTRCADECTSTIYPVSPNLRAITKGEDLDETHKRLLLCPECGRYTRPHVLWFDETYNEEFYRYHSSLNVAGRTELLIIVGTSGATNLPNMVAREVKNHHGIILDINIEENPFSNLALNSRRGYFIKKPSSVALPAVMDIFAG
- the hemL gene encoding glutamate-1-semialdehyde 2,1-aminomutase — its product is MKREQSDALFNKALGMIPGGVNSPVRACKSVGEKPLFIDRADGCMVYDSDGNRFIDYIGSWGPMILGHRHPQVVQAIGDVLKRGTSFGAPTDLEVRLAELVIEAVESVEMVRMVNSGTEATMSAIRLARGVTGRDKIIKFDGCYHGHADSLLVEAGSGVATLGIPGSPGVPESFVGHTLSLPYNDIDWVKKIIDEQGKNIACIIVEPVAGNMGLVVPADGFLAGLRELTEKNGSLLIFDEVMTGFRVAYGGAQSLYGISPDISCFGKIIGGGLPVGAYGGRHDIMEKIAPQGSIYQAGTLSGNPVAMAAGIATLEQIKKPGFYQELDQKSSRLAAGLKKAAQQEGVKVSVDRVGSMMGLFFTDKKVNNFDEAKTSDLNMFSAYYKRMLDKGIYLAPSQFEALFVSSAHTNEHIDQTIKAAEEVFSDLIK
- a CDS encoding RNA 2'-phosphotransferase, with amino-acid sequence MGHQKRSPQQLAKLIFYMLGRKPDEFGLVPDTDGFIKIKELLKALGEEEGLRYVRRFHIDEILLTLPDPPIEISQNLVRAKSREHLPERIPAPNPPKLLYTCIRRKAYSVVMDKGVSPIGRGHVILSSEKQLAEKMGNRIDNPPVLLTVQTQKSANNGVIFFRAGDSLFMADRIPAGCFTGPPLPKETPEPKKEDPLKKEKPKSLPGTFLMDLTDEKDGHKRSKQQRRRKEIAWKKERKRMKRKTKNRWEWQ
- a CDS encoding PAS domain S-box protein: MMAEKPTYEELEKRILELESAGLERKPAEEWQRDSEQLMTDIFESIQDGISVLNPDLSIRHVNGVMKKWYSANLPLEGKKCFQCYQNANKPCNPCPTLRCLQSGKTEMDIVAGLPGSDIEWIQLFSYPIKDRNLDKITGVVEFVRNITERKKRENALKESEKRLNIIYESAPDAYYINDFAGVFVDGNNAAEKLLGYSREELVGKNLAEVGLLPEHEVERAIKALNENINGKGTGPDEYTLKRKDGTMVPVEISTHPVKMGGEDRVLGIARDITLRKKAMEENLKRQQYLESVLYHAPDAIITLDSEHRVVDWNRGAVNIFGYTPKEAIGINLDDLIAPEESHIEAGGKTRQVLSGKRVEAFETVRYRKDGTPVQVIASGSPIMINGAIAGVVAVYTDISDRTRAEVALKESEQKFRTLVQQSPFGISLIEKDGRYLYANPEFRKMFGYTIEDIPTGAAWFEKVYPDKAYRDKVIQTWKADLKQTASGHPRPRAFTVTCKDGTCKDIYFRPVTMENMNQFVIYEDITEKTKLERQLQQTQKFEAIGTLAGGIAHDFNNLLMGLQGRASLMSVDLESSHPHWEHVKAIEDYVRSATDLTKQLLGFARGGKYEVRPIDINELLHESATMFGRTKKEIRIHTKLQNPPPVVEADRRQIEQVLLNLYVNAWQAMPDGGELYLETKIFTLDDARCKSYQLEPGHYVKISVTDTGIGMDESVCQRIFDPFFTTKEKARGTGLGLSSAYGIIKNHAGTITVYSEVNQGSTFNIYLPVSQAAAYRDDGPTENHLVKGSETVLLVDDEDMIIKVARAMLKKLGYRVVVAKDGEQAVDTVNTKGDQIDLVILDLIMPGMKGGETFDLIHKIQPAMPVILSSGYSLNGQAQEVMQRGCNGFIQKPFNISELSQKVRTILDEANSVAKG
- the larA gene encoding nickel-dependent lactate racemase, whose amino-acid sequence is MSQKVLLKYGKEEFQFKLPDHDRIYEINKSDANITPAEFKSRLEGELERLRPDFSDVAIVVADKTRLCGYPLLLPVLIETLKAFGAKTDNISLYIAYGTHMRQTDDESYALYGDTYKNYTFVHHDCRDHALFKKLGETKRGTPVYIRRDILDSSFIITFGAVSHHYFAGYGGGRKLIFPGLGRLEAIYKNHGLFLDRQNRTLSLSCMPGVLDGNPLAEDLAEYETFCPADLSIHGIIDRRGNVSDLLVGSGKGHFQKACTEHGKNCEIVTDKNYDLVIASCGGYPKDINFIQSHKALHHAAMFVNDGGNLIVLAECHDGIGSKTFLPWFEIGTWERAFDRLAKNYAGNGGTALSMMSKLRRINIGVVTQLNNDVCQTIGVNKITMSRAKHDIESCSGSIAAITHAGLLVKRVSIL